DNA from Meleagris gallopavo isolate NT-WF06-2002-E0010 breed Aviagen turkey brand Nicholas breeding stock chromosome 12, Turkey_5.1, whole genome shotgun sequence:
ttccactAATCAGAGCCAAAGAATTTTACTGTGCAAAGCTAAAGAAGCAGAGCTTCAGATAAGAGATCACAGCTACTAAGCAAGCAGGCAACCAATGGAATACAGGATTGGTTCCTgctccacagcacagcaggaccTGCAGCAGAGAAGGTTCCACCTGATACAGTAAAATGAGGTACAAGCAGATCAGGAGGAGCCTTGCTTACATCTTCTTGTGCTGTGTAAGACACAACCTTCACTTCAGTTTGTCTCCACTAGTAGTTTTACATAACTTAGAATTAAAAACCACAACTCTTCCTTAAGTCCTGCCTAAGGGTacatgcagcagtgctgagctctaCTTCCACCACTGCAGTTTTCAAGGCCACCTTCACTGAAGAAATGCCTGCAGGGACCTCAAGCACACACAGTGCTAAAGCACCTACACCAGTGCTTGAAATACGTTAAAGAGGGCCGTGAAAAGGCAGAACCATAGCTGTGAGGTACTCTAAAAGCAGCAGGATTTAAAGTAAATCTATTGCATAGCAGAATGTCTGCAAAAGAAAGAGGATGAGAAGCTTCTCAACAATCTCATTTGTCCATATTTGTCCATTTCAGAATGGGCAGAAGTTTCAGAAGCTTATGTCCATGTTTTGTGACAAGTAATCATTCCACATCTTAAGCCTTTTTATTAGCAAAATCACTAACCAGTGTAAATCCAGCTTGGCATTAAAAGCATGAACGTTCAGTTATTCAGGCcttatctttttcttgagaaacttcttaaatgaaaaaaatatgactATCATACTCACAGCACTACTAAAACTTCTGGTCAcctgtttttggtttttgaaaGCACCTAGCAGTCGAGAAACCTGCAggaacataaaacaaaaagatgccATCTTATTACACCAATGGACCTTCAAACAGTTCAATGCTGCAGCAATCACACTTTTAAAATGGTATCCCTTCAAGTTTCCTGCTTTAAACCAGGgcacaaattaaaatgaaacagagtAACCATGGCTTTGCCAAgctgctggggagctgctgtGTGATACCTCCGGGATATTCTTAGCACAAGGTGAGCTGAGGACAGCCGCTCCCTGGCcacacagcagccccagcagcaacTCCGGCtgaggagaaaagcaaagtgaGATGTTTGTTCCCCTACCAGCTGCCCGGGCAGCACATCTGCACCTTTCAGGACATGTTTGCAAAGCTGAGTCCCACCGTGGGAGCTCTCCCATTGGAACCGGGGTGCACTTTGTTCTCGCCTTTATTTATGTCTGTACGTTCAGGGCCGCAGCTCTCCGTGCACTGGGCAGGTTTTAAAAACCCAAGGGTGTAGGAAAGGCAGAAATCAGCACTGCAATGTGGAGCCCAGCCCGCACAGCACCGGCACAGAATGACCTCTCCTGCGCTCGGGGCGTCCCGCCATGCCGGGGAGCTGCGATCTCCGTCTTTCAGCAGCGCACACCGTAAGCGNNNNNNNNNNNNNNNNNNNNNNNNNNNNNNNNNNNNNNNNNNNNNNNNNNNNNNNNNNNNNNNNNNNNNNNNNNNNNNNNNNNNNNNNNNNNNNNNNNNNTATATAATGTgtataacaagtgatgcacaagcagttGCTCACCACCCCCTGACCGATGCCCAGCTACCCCCAAGCAGTGGAAGAAAGTGAGATGAACTCCcacccccttcaaaactccttctgcatGATATCATACAGTAGAGAATATCCCTGTGGCTAGTTtgagtcagctgtcctaattctgttccctctcgGCTCCTTGGGCCCTTCTCTGTGAATAGGCATGGCCCTGTGCAGCACCACTTAGCAGCAACTGTCGACACCACCactgtgttatcaacattgtttttctcctagaaccaaaacatagcatcatatcAGACACTCTGGGGAAAACAATTCTGTGTCAACTGAAGCTAAGACAATCAGAAATTTCAAGAAGTCGTATTTTGTTATGTTTACTTCTTACAAAGCTGAGCTATTTtgtctgattttctttttttattccatttctttgtagaatgtttttaatgcttatgttgaaaaatatttcttaatttgaAAGTAAATCTAAGGGGAAGAATGTTCTTGtactgtttctttctgaagaatggGAACTAGCAGCTATTTTTCAGGAGAATTGTGTgggttttgtgggtttttgtttggtttgtttggtcGTCTTTTTAAGAATTCACCTGAATTTTGCCAGCTAACTAGCTCCTAAATTCTCTTAGAATTGTATTTGTATTAAGTCTGCTTCCTGCTGGGTTTGCAGCAGCAAAGTTGCAAGCCAAACTCTTTGAGGCAGTCATTAGCTGTGAATGCCAGGGACTGCTACAGTCCTCGGCACATCCGTGAAAGCCAAGTGACATAAGGTGGTGCTCCCTGCTTGAGTCCTGTCCTGCCAAAGAAGCAGGAGCAggattaaaaaagagaaatgactgAGAAGATAATTAGAATGAGGGAGacaagagaaggaggaaaaatatgaaataggGCAAGGTGGTGGTAAGTGGAGATGAATATCTATATGTaggttactccaaaagtaacattcccatggaaataaataggaagttacaacagaaacaaagagcacaatagcactatttgtgggagcaaattctcagctacaaagcactttTTCAGCACAGTAACTTCcgttagctgtgcattttcaccggtgatgaacaagagcctgcaagcAGTGCTTGTAGGAGTCTGTAGTGGGGgggtgacccactgttgctgcaGTACTTTTCAGTAATGTACCCTCACAATGCTTTCCTTTCCAGAGTCTTTGTGGACTTCCTTTGCTGATGGCAGAGTCAGACTGAGAATAGATAACTCATGTCCGCAGACTCCTATAACAGTTCATCAGATGTTCAAGGAGAGCCTCGAAAAGTATGGATCTCTTAATGCTTTGGCCAGCAGAAAGAATGGAAAGTGGGAGAAGATAACTTTTTCAGAGTATTATTGCTTTTCGAGGAAAGCAGCCAAGAGCTTCTTGAAAGTAGGTACAGAGAGCAAAACcaattcccttttctctttgtctccttaaaaaaacaaatttcagaggtttcttttttcttttttgccctCTATTAACTGGGGATTGGCAGACACGTTCTTTATTGAAATAATAAAGATACAAATGGTTTCGGTCTTCGCAATAATAACATTGCTACCATTGCAAGTGTAAAACTGCTGTTTCACTCAAGTGTAGGTACAACGCTCAGCATAGGGCTTTAAGGTTAAGAGAAAgatagttggaaaaaaaaaaaacactttgtcAAGATGAAAAGCAATTCAAAACCACTCTGAGCAGAGGCTAAGGCTAGCTCTCGTGGTGTTTCTGTCCACGTTGGAAAGGTCTGTTTTTCAGGCCTGTCTCAGCAGCAGAACTTAAGCAGGCAGGAGGGATGGTGGAAAGTTTAGATAATGTTTGTTACTGACAGGTTCCATTTTTGCCACGGATATTGGCATAGAGCTGGGGGTGGACGTGTCTTGTCAATGCTGGAATAATACAACTTTCCATCGTTTGTATGTGTTCTCATTTCTTGTGCTATATGTTTCTCTTCAACATGCCTATATCATATAACCTTATGCATATTATCTTTAAGCTTGGTCTTGAGAGATTCCACAGTGTAGCAATCCTTGGATTTAATTCTCCAGAGTGGTTCATCTCAGCTGTTGGAGCCGTGTTTGCTGGGTAGGGTTAtttactttgcttttgtgtaGGAATGTCAAGGTTTCTGTTTTGCTAGGTTTAGGAATTTGGGAAATTAGCACTTGGTGCCACATCCTGGAggttgtgctgcagctgatgagcATGTTCAGCAACCTGCTGGAGTCTCATAGCTCTCAATGTTATCTGCATTAGTTAGACACTCATGAATGAAACCTGTGACAGCTGCACAGTCTTTTGTCACTAGAATGTGGGAAACAGATAAGACTCCCTATTTTGTGATGTTTGTCTACAATGCAAATATTGCAGAGTAACTTCAAGTGAGCAAAGTGACAGATGAAATACTCGCTATCCTAATTCCTTATGTCCtgatatattttaatacaatttaGATTTTACCTCTCAGTTTATTCCTGTGACAGTGAAATTCAGACTGATAATTGCATGCAGCTTGAACAGAAAGAGGACAAGTGTTTTTTAACCACTTTCTGAGCTAACTCCACTGTAGCCTTAATCAGGCAAAAACACAGCCTACAGCATCTTCTACTGAATTGAGTTCAGgcatttattttgcatatattGTTCCTGTATATCTGAAAACTTGAAACAAGCATGACATCTGTGATAATGTGCACTTCCACATCTTTATACCCCTCTCAGCTTTCATCTGATATCTTGTTAATTGCTTTCTGCATATTAAATACAtctatgtgtgtgtgcatataaaTCTAAATGTTtcaatatatgtataaatatatatatatatacaaattcTGGACCCAGAGGAATTGTCACAGGAATATATACAACCAATTCTCCAGAGGCCTGCCACTACATTGCTTATGACAGCAAAACCAACATCATGGTTGTGGAAAATCGGAAACAATTGGACAAGATAATGCAGGTATGAGGAGGCTGAGCAGTTACTTATAAGCCATATTTTCCATCCTTCTTGATGCTATATTGTTCCCAAATCCCATATTTGCTACCTGTATCATGGAACCTTTAATGGTAGAATAAGTTCAGAAGTCTGGTGTCTGGCACGGGTAACCACAGCAGCAATGGTCAACTTTCAGCTTGACCTTGCCTGTGCCTTGATATGTACTCTTGATGCAGTAAGAGAGCGTGCTGAAGAGACATTTTGGTGTAATTAGTTAATAGTTAAATCTTCTGGCTGAGAACAGTCTTTCTAGAGCAGTCTGTGTATTTTagcatctttttttaaatgaaatggtTATGAATTAGGGGGAAATACTTGGCGGAGTAGGGAAGTGGGAGGTTTCTTCTGTCAACCCAATTACTGTTTTGGCAGTACTTCAGTGGGGAAAAACACAAGATATGAATAACAAATTataataattactttttaaaatctaacaGATCTGGAATCGTTTGCCACACTTGAAAGCTGTTGTGCTATACAAGGATTCAGTTTTGGAGAGACATCCAAATTTGTATACGGTATGTGAATGCTGGAATAATAATACCTTATTATTCTTAAGGTATTAATTAGTTGATGAATTTCTACTATCTTTGATCTGTGGAATGTCTGCCATTCAGAATGCATTGCTGTCTTCCAGCAAATATATTCAGAAGCTTCACGAGTGTGTTCTGTTTAGCTTACATGTAACTTGATGTTTGCTTGACATTTAAAGTGAGATCTACCTTGCTTAGCTGTCTTTTGTGTTaatgttggtttgtttgttgttgtttgtttttcagttttgattaaCAGAACACCTGTAGGCTTCTCAGGTGAGAAAGTGAGTTCTTACCATTTAAAAAAGTTGTCTGCCAGCTCTAATCAAATCTGAATTGTGGGTAGTTGCACTGGATGCAAGAACATGATAATGCCTGTACTTTTACAGATGATATTTACATCTCATTTGCACCAAACTTCTGGTGTCAGGCAACATGTGAACGAATGAACTACAGGCTACATAAAGAAGGGCACATTTTCTTAGCAAATGCAGAATCTTCATATCACATGGCAAGAATAAAGCAGTAAAGAGGACAAATTCAGGATCAGAAAATTGAGTAGTAGAAGCTTTTACcctaagcagaaaatatttttataaaaatatttttagtatgttttaaaaatgtaattgaaaaCAGTTATATAAGAATACAGAAGTCCCCTTTTTAAGTGCACTACAGATTATCAGAATCCAGTCTGAAAAATGTCGTAACAGCATCAAACTACTTACATTATTTCACCCATAGCATGCTGTTTATAATCCACAATGTTACAACACTGTACATATCGATATGGAATACTTCTACATCTATTACAAGAAAAGTGGAAGAAGATATTGCTGCTTATATTTCCTAGTGAAAGGAGTAAGGGCTGGCAGATAATTCTGGAACAGCACTTGCTGAAACATCAATGCTTGAGATTTTTGGAAGAGAGAATTAACGCATGGTTCGTTCTGTTACTGAAAGATACATTTGAAATCAACCCTGTTCAGGTGTGTTGGAACTATTTTGTCCGCAGAGAGGGGTAGCTGTGAGGAAGTCTGACAGTTGCCATAGTTTATATTGTGCAAAGGAGAAACTGGAGATCAAATTTCCAAAGGCAGAAATGATTATTTATCATCTTTGATCTAAGGTACTTTAAAACACATGGCATATGATAAAAGGGACTGCCATTTGACAGCTGAGATGTAATGAGCAATTGCTGCAGTAAGGACGGAGTTCTAGTTCTCTAATTAGCATGTGTTTCCAGAAGGCAGACATGGTCAGTAGCGTTTGTGGCTGTTTGTACCTTTCGTAGTCTGAAACAGGAGCACTCACTGTTGCAGGTACTGTTCCATAAACAAAGCCTAGGCAACAGATATACAGTGATTAACGCATTCTGGTATGACAAGACAGTAAGGTCAGGAAAGTAGGAGCAATTGTTAAGTCACGTAGAAACAATTACACCCTTGACAACACCAAACTTTCCAGAAGCTAGTTAAATAAACAGAGTATTCTGTGGGAAGAGATAATGTGTGATGAGTCCTTTACTTGCTGTGGAGCTGTGCTTTGTACTTACTCTCTTCCCAGATAGCTGATTTGGTAGAAGAAAGTATAAAATTTGGGACTGGTGGTTAGCAGCATGCTAGGACAGCATTTCTACCCAAGAAGAGGAAGTCTAGGTGCCACAGAGGCAAGTTACTGCAACCTTAGTAGCACATTGACAACAGCAAGGAGAGgtttgaaagaaagaatgaactCCCCCTCAGGCAGAGGGGGAGGTTTTGACCTCTGCTGTCCTTCACATCATCCCCTGTACAACTTCATGATCCTAGATGTGGCCTCTAAGAAATCGTGAAGAATGGAGATACTGCTCTATCTTGCTCTTGGATAACATAGTTCTGTAGCACTGTTTGAATCACCTGATCTCGATGGGGAACTGACCTTTTGTTACTGACTTCCTTAATTTTTATTACACGCTAGTTTTCAGTTAGCACTAAGATCAACAGTGTAACTAGCAGGATATTAGGTACACATGGTAGATTTGTCCTAGAACAACCAATGAAACAACTAATGAAGTGTAGAGGATAAAGCTCATCATGCTTCTCAGACCACTTTGTGCTGCACAAAAATCCAACATTGTGAAAGGTTTAGTTCATTCCAGACTGAAGCAAATTTGAATAGAAGCTGTGATCAGCATCGTATGTTCTGTTTGCTGTTAAACAGCAGGGATTTTGGGTAAGCATTCATACATCTAGGTGATGCTTTTGCCCAGAAGCTTTCATTCTTTTAccaaatatatttatgtaatgGACAGGGAATTATAAGTGGAATATTGTAAGTGTACTTCTAAAAATGTAGACCCAGATTCCTTTGGAAAAGTCATTATCATTCTAGGTGTGGGATAGTAACATAATTGTATTCTCTATGACTTCTACATAGTATGCATCTTGGATGAGGGAATagtaatacaattttttttggAGATGATGAAGAGACTCATAGCAGCATAATTTCAGATAGTCTGTGTGCAGCTTGCACATAAAGTTATACAGTATTCTTATTGAGTTCTTAACACAGGCAGCTTCTGGGGAAACTTGCCATGGAATTGTGTTCAGAGAAAGACATTgaacttttctgcctttttctttttttNNNNNNNNNNNNNNNNNNNNNNNNNNNNNNNNNNNNNNNNNNNNNNNNNNNNNNNNNNNNNNNNNNNNNNNNNNNNNNNNNNNNNNNNNNNNNNNNNNNNCCCACCCACCACTCTCTGCTCCGCAGACCTCCTGAGGCCGCCCGATTGCCACTCGACCAGGCGCTGGGCGCCGAGGACTCGATGACAGAGCACAGAGGCAGCCGGGGAAAAACGGAGAGCAACGCAAATGGGAGAGGAGTCTGGGGGCTCAGGGTGCACCGCTCCCAACCTCGCTGGGCCGAGGCGCGGAAGCACACCATCGCACCCCGTGCCCGAGCTGTCCGGGAACACCCGTGTCAGCTCTGGAACCCGGGGTGAGCGCGTCCCCAGAACCGCTAAGGCGGACGGCTCCAGCAAAGGGGTGCTGGGGGGACAAGGCCATGCGCAGGGCAGGTGGCTGGAGCCGTGCAGGACAACAGCACGTGCAAAACCCGTACGCTTCTGCAGTTACAGCCACGCTCCTGCATTGCTCGGCCGCAGGTAGAGGATAGAACCGAGGGGCTGCGAGGCATTCCACCTGCATCCCAAGGAGCAGGGCCCATCGTGGTCATAGCGGTTCGTGGAGAAGCACACCAAGCCTCGTCCCGCTGCTCTAAACATCAGCATCTGTAGCTGTGAGCACCCACCCTCACCTTGATGTATTTTCATGATTAGTTCCATTGCTTGGAATCCCCCAATTTCGGGCCAGAGGTGCTGGACTGAAGTTCCTCACTGTAGCTGATTTATCCACATGATTAAGAGGAACAGGATTTGACGGGTTAAAACACACAGACTAGTTCTGCTGCTATTGTGCATAAGGAAATACTCTAGGATTCAGAGGGCTGTGATTTCCCACTCAGAACAGAGGCAGATGTATTTTAATGATAGGAAGCCCTTTGCTGAGCTGGCTCCCTGCTACATTCACAGCCATTCGTCACTTGTTTCACTCGCTCTGTGAAATGACGAGCTGGTTCCTTGAGGTATGTTTAAAATGTGTTCACCCCTGGAAAATGTGCAGATCTGGGACTTACTGCAGCCATCTGGCAGGAAGGGTTCTGCAGTTTCTATAGAGTGAAATTTGCTCTCATTTTCCACCCCAGGAAAAGCTTTTCTCCAGTACAGCAGAACCAAATATTTCTCTGTTTGGCGGTCATTCTTTTTCTACTGaattttttcctctgcctttttaGGACACTCTGGAGACCTAGCACAGCTCTGTATCTGACATATTCtgatggaaaatgtattttattccaagaaatgaaaattttggtgggaaatacctgttttcaaTATCAGTTTCctctagaaaaacaaacaaaccaaccaaatcTGGGCATAAAGTATTTCtagtatttcagtatttctgaaataatttgtttaaagATTTCCAGTCAcctcaaaattaaaacaaaattaaatgcatccaccccaaaaaaaggaaatgcaaaaaaaaaaaacaaacaaaacacaagactCACAAGTgccagtaataataataataaaaacaccagggggggaaaaaaaaaaaaatcacaaagcaaacacaaatgATATCTCCATGGCAGGTGGGCTCAAATCTTATGAACAAAAAGCTGTAAGCCCAATGAGCCGGCAACAAATCTGTGTATTGCCACAAAGCAGTACTGAAACCCCCTGCAGAGTGCCTCAGTTTCAGCTTGCCAGTTACACCACTGAAAGCACACTGCCATAATCCAGGCTTGCTTCCAGAGCCCCACAAATAAGTGCACATGGACCCAGTGGAAGCAATGCAGCACCTGCAGGACAGAGATATAATAATAACAAGCAAAACCAAGTAGGAACCATCCACATCTACCTAAGCAAGATAACTTGACCCAGAAGATTTGAAGGGGAGCATTTTGGTCTTTAAAGGACCACTTAATTTCCACTACTACTCTTCATTTGCTGCACTGCTGATCTGAACAAGGATTCCCGGAGACGTTGGCTGTGAAGGTGTTTCTAAGAGGTAGGACCAGTTTTCAAGGTGTTGGACTGTGGCCACTGACCTGCCTCATGCATGCTGGCCAGGAGAGAACCTTCAGAATACCCTTCATTTAGAAAGTGTGGAGGAACAATTTAGAAAGCTAGAAGGAACAAGAGCCTGCAGGTGGCAAAGACTCTTTTCTGCATGGTCAGCACATTGAGCTACTCAGCTCAAATACGTTTCTATTTAGTTTATAATCTTGTCTAAAGACTGAGTTACTAACTCACCTATACAGTACATTCTTGGGTGTCTAACTGGTGTTGTCTGACAATATGCACATGTTTACACCTTATTACACATAGAGCAGCTTTCCTTCTAGTGCTACAGACTGGGCTCAGCAGCTCTTTAGAATCAGACCCCAAAATTCAAGCACACACAGAACTGTGCCTCTGAGACTCAGGGTCACTGCTGCTAGCGCAGGGCTGGAGGCAGGACCACGTATTTCCagagcaaatattttccttgccACCAAAAGTTCttcatattatatatatatacatatatatatatgaagtaATTGAATTCATCACCTACATTCTTCCACATTATCCTTCCTGCatgcatcttctctttctttttatatagtttgttttcccattctgtttcaaaaatatatttcctcgTTCTTCTGCGTTTAccaattcatttaaaaagtcAGCAGGAGTTGAACTGCAATCTCATAAAGTACCTCACTTCACTCCAACAGAAGTTTAAAAGCAGAACAACTCTTACATTCCAGGTCCTTAAGACAGTGAACTTTCAGTGAGTAAAACatgtgggtatttttttttcttttctattgtaTGAAAATATTGGGATTGTAATCCCACTGCACTGTGGTATATGAGTCCTCTCTTAGACTGATATGGCaacagaaagagagaatttAAATTGCAATAAATTTCAAATGGCTTATGTACCAGTTACACGAATTAATTACACATATAATAAGAATATTCAAGTCAGTAAGGGGTGAGATTCTATTTTATAAGCTCTGATCATATCAGTTAGATCAATGCTATtaggttattattattatttttaagggagaggaaagagacaaggaaaaaatatgaaaagcagCATAAAGGAAGTCAagagaaaggacaaaaatagAGATGGGGTGCAAGAGCCACAACGAGTATAGTTAGAATAAAAAGAGAGGAGACAGACTAGGAATTCTGATTAGCTTACTTCACATCTTGGATCACACAAATGAAGAGCAGAGAATATCACTATGTCAGAAATAACTCAAATCTGTACCATCATAAAGCGAGGGCAGCTCCACTAAGATCTGAAAGCTATACTGATTTACATAGCTGGGAATATTGTCTGTGGACTTCAACCCTCATCATAAATTCTTTCCTACAGCAGCAGTAGCAGATATGTATCAGGTCATGCTGAAGTAACCAAATAAATGGTAGTTACACCGTTCTTTCAAGACCCTTCTTTATGTAATTTCCTCATTCATGCTATGGAAAACAGGTTGATTTCCAAAACGCCCCTGTCAGCAGTTTTTTCCCCttggcatttattttattcacctGAATCCCCCAAGGCTGATCTTCCCCTGCAGATGGACCTAATTAATCTCTCCAACAGTGTCACTAAGACAAAAGAAAGTAATATATGTACAGATGGGACCAGGGCACTCCATCATCCATCCAAATAAGTGACCAGTAATGTGACCAAAACTATCCCCTTGAGGTTATTGACTGACCACTGTGAAGCCATACAAAGCTCAGGGTAAACaataaattttttttactaAGGTGGTACCCCCAAAAAAGAAAGGCTTAAAGAAGAgtataataaattatttctgacaTGAATAAATTATACAACTGGAAGGCAAATTGCCATCGTAAATTTATCTGCCAAATTAATTTAGCGTGGGCCTCCAGCATGACAAAAGGTGAAATGTAATACGAATGTATTCAATGGTGTCTTGTATGTCTTGTATATTCTACTGC
Protein-coding regions in this window:
- the LOC104912820 gene encoding long-chain-fatty-acid--CoA ligase ACSBG1-like — translated: MLSFPESLWTSFADGRVRLRIDNSCPQTPITVHQMFKESLEKYGSLNALASRKNGKWEKITFSEYYCFSRKAAKSFLKLGLERFHSVAILGFNSPEWFISAVGAVFAGGIVTGIYTTNSPEACHYIAYDSKTNIMVVENRKQLDKIMQIWNRLPHLKAVVLYKDSVLERHPNLYTF